CCCCCAGAGGGCGATGGTCTTGCCTTGCAAATTGCCGCCGAAGTGCTGAGCGATCTTTTCGCCCAGCACGGATTTTTGACGATGGTTGACGTCATGGACGGCTTCCAAGATCTGCGGGCACATGCCGTGCTGCCTGGCCATCGAAGAGAGGGCCAGCACATCCTTGGGAAAACAACTACCGCCGTATCCGACGCCGGGGAACAGAAAGGCAAAGCCGATGCGTTGGTCGTGGCCGATGCCGCGGCGGACATCGTCGATGTCGGCTTGCATCCGCTCGCAGAGGTTGGCCATTTCGTTGATGAAGCTGATCTTCGTGGCGAGCAGCGCGTTGGCGACGTACTTCGTCATTTCCGAACTTTCCGGCGACATGACGAGAAACGGTTTTTCGGTGCGAAGAAATGGAGCATACAACTCGCGCAAGACTTCGGCGACTTCGGAACGGCGGACGCCGACGACGACGCGATCGGGCTTTTGGAAATCGTCGAGCGCAGCGCCCTCCTTGAGAAATTCTGGGTTGCTGGCCACATCGCACTCGCGGCCAGTAAGTTCCTTGAGCCTGGCCGAG
This region of Pirellulales bacterium genomic DNA includes:
- a CDS encoding UDP-glucose/GDP-mannose dehydrogenase family protein; this encodes SARLKELTGRECDVASNPEFLKEGAALDDFQKPDRVVVGVRRSEVAEVLRELYAPFLRTEKPFLVMSPESSEMTKYVANALLATKISFINEMANLCERMQADIDDVRRGIGHDQRIGFAFLFPGVGYGGSCFPKDVLALSSMARQHGMCPQILEAVHDVNHRQKSVLGEKIAQHFGGNLQGKTIALWGLSFKPRTDDIRDAPSLVLIDRLLGLGAAIKVHDPEAMENVKAIYGNKLNYAELPMDALKGADALAIVTEWGEFRNPEFAEMRSLMKSPVIFDGRNLYKPSQMQAHGFAYYCIGKMPVTA